A region of Culicoides brevitarsis isolate CSIRO-B50_1 chromosome 1, AGI_CSIRO_Cbre_v1, whole genome shotgun sequence DNA encodes the following proteins:
- the LOC134827945 gene encoding uncharacterized protein LOC134827945: MTSNYFNCHIQESLSNEKRRWENAINCYRGNDPLGLWWNYICWLEQNTHMDTENQFRKSLEQCLSIYENYDGYKQDVRFVKLWIKYIDMQPNPPQMYQMLYHRGVGTRIAAFYIGWAHYFDSAGAFKQAESIFNLALQTHAEPLEELREAQNKFRMSIAQRMLYDDGSSKKRSATCLAEQRQQITQLNPNGKRQRSEYDIHASKNSVTEETLQFSYKSLQDQNADEKKQNHKHTQETYDYVPPTLDNSASVIFSSLNYVYDETKTEDINQLDCNAVYDFDSGIQLPSNHMKVATNKFQMWRVPLFLDEPCELKRVHYPRNYVYPGDGTEYSLEELRSRKWYRRVEEIRDRKRILHQKQEEERVRLHQERLNSIAQQQEYKKRHQIEEKLRQEDLAIEEHQRQQYLKSQAQYIMNTNNSFSGNKSYSTKANNSFHQSDDIEDQIEASTISFSSGEHGANKRLTIKFKKERAKEIGSVLSVTPCTKEKQDQRRYTVVNNYDNSKNDEIISSGCYLNDDTTSYTLISAAYANEDEDSCNSEFNNSISGENSMQEYNYNNFCSTPIRPHFAKNSEKISSFSNTIKLKSRTSNNSFMNDDSQSSEQKCFLEVDNEETRKRRIESALITIKTHLSRSSIDPFSPELCKAFLTKLNFPNRESTSNCCIINSYFARFSKGMDISLGGSDYYVDKEVGKGAYGAVYRGIKNDTKDVVALKYQKPSNSWEFYICQEVRKRCKDTDMLPGFMHISMALIAPNCTVFVSEFSSFGSLLDINNKIRAATTKVMHESLVMHFTSQIFNIVNHLHKCKIIHADIKPDNFLLMKAPMIDSHVPTLRLIDFGCAIDMTLFEEDQQFKKVIQTDGFTCIEMLEGRDWSYQTDLFCVAGTIHVMLFGEYMQLSKNGTFWEIKNKLPRYLKKHVWSEIFNKLLNIKNVKNLPNLSELKMLVDNEVLNMESDLIHNTRMLSNLAKPVIVKRQNKKTGNKSQLTSNSSTLLNG, translated from the exons GGGACTTTGGTGGAACTATATTTGCTGGCTTGAGCAAAATACTCATATGGATACAGAAAATCAATTTAGAAAATCTTTAGAGCAATGTTTATCAATATACGAAAACTATGACGGCTATAAACAAGATGTTCGTTTTGTAAAGCTTTGGATTAAATATATAGATATGCAACCAAATCCTCCCCAAATGTATCAAATGTTATATCACCGAGGAGTAGGCACAAGGATTGCGGCGTTTTATATTGGTTGGGCTCACTATTTTGACTCTGCTGGAGCATTTAAACAAGcggaatcaatttttaatctagCTCTTCAAACACATGCAGAGCCCCTAGAAGAGCTGCGGGAAGCCCAAAACAAATTTCGTATGTCGATTGCGCAAAGAATGCTTTATGATGATGGTTCATCCAAAAAACGTTCTGCAACATGTTTAGCTGAGCAACGTCAACAAATAACACAATTGAATCCGAATGGAAAGCGACAACGAAGTGAATATGATATTCatgcttcaaaaaattcagttaCCGAAGAAACACtccaattttcatataaatccCTACAAGATCAAAATGCagacgagaaaaaacaaaaccatAAACACACACAAGAAACATACGATTACGTGCCGCCAACACTCGATAACTCAGCAAGTGTAATATTTTCTTCCTTAAATTATGTATACgatgaaacaaaaactgaAGACATTAACCAATTAGACTGTAACGCAGTTTATGATTTTGATTCTGGTATCCAGCTTCCGTCAAACCATATGAAAGTAGCAACCAACAAATTCCAGATGTGGCGTGTGCCTTTATTTTTGGACGAGCCATGTGAATTGAAACGTGTTCACTACCCTCGGAACTATGTTTATCCTGGAGATGGTACCGAATACAGTTTAGAAGAGCTGAGATCGAGAAAATGGTATCGTCGAGTAGAGGAAATTCGTGATCGAAAACgaattttacatcaaaaacaagaagaagaacgaGTTCGCTTGCATCAGGAACGTTTAAACTCAATAGCTCAGCAACAGGAATATAAGAAACGACATCAAATAGAAGAAAAGTTACGTCAAGAAGATTTAGCTATAGAGGAGCATCAAAGACAACAATACCTGAAAAGTCAAGCGCAATACATCATGAATACGAACAACTCGTTTTCAGGAAACAAAAGTTACAGCACAAAAGCCAACAATTCCTTTCATCAAAGCGACGATATTGAAGATCAAATTGAAGCTTCAACTATTAGCTTTTCGTCTGGAGAACATGGTGCCAATAAACGActtacaataaaattcaaaaaagaacGTGCGAAGGAAATCGGATCAGTCTTATCGGTTACTCCTTGtacgaaagaaaaacaagatCAGCGAAGATATACAGTTGTGAATAATTATGACAATTCCAAAAATGACGAAATAATTTCTTCTGGTTGTTATTTAAATGATGACACCACTTCATATACACTTATAAGTGCCGCATATGCAAATGAAGATGAAGATTCGTGTAATAGTGAGTTCAATAATTCAATATCTGGTGAAAATAGTATGCAAGAATACaattacaacaatttttgctCCACTCCAATACGTCCACATTTTGCTaagaattcagaaaaaatatcatccTTTAGCAATActataaagttaaaaagtcGAACATCTAATAATTCATTCATGAATGATGACTCACAGTCCTcagaacaaaaatgttttttagaaGTCGATAATGAAGAAACACGAAAACGACGCATAGAAAGTGCTCTAATAACTATTAAAACACACTTGTCACGTTCTTCTATAGATCCTTTCAGTCCTGAATTGTGTAAAGCCTTTctgactaaattaaattttcctaacAGAGAAAGCACATCTAATTGTTGCATTATCAATTCGTATTTTGCCCGATTTAGTAAAGGAATGGATATTTCTCTGGGCGGAAGCGATTATTATGTTGACAAAGAGGTCGGCAAAGGAGCTTATGGCGCAGTTTATCGCGGGATTAAAAATGACACGAAAGATGTTGTTGCTCTTAAGTATCAAAAGCCTTCGAACTCTTGGGAATTTTATATATGTCAGGAAGTTAGAAAACGTTGCAAAGATACGGACATG TTGCCTGGATTTATGCACATTTCAATGGCTCTTATTGCACCGAATTGCACGGTCTTCGTATCGGAGTTTTCTAGCTTTGGATCTCTGTtagatattaataataaaatacgagCTGCTACTACAAAG gtTATGCACGAATCGCTTGTCATGCATTTCACAAGCCAGATATTCAACATAGTCAACCACTTGCACAAgtgtaaaattattcatgcTGATATTAAAcctgacaattttttactgaTGAAAGC tcCAATGATTGACTCTCACGTACCAACACTTCGTTTGATAGATTTTGGATGTGCTATTGATATGACTCTATTTGAGGAAGATCAACAATTCAAAAAG gTTATTCAAACAGATGGATTCACTTGCATAGAAATGTTAGAGGGTCGTGACTGGTCATATCAAActgatttattttgtgtagCAGGCACAATTCACGTTATGTTATTCGGTGAATATATGCAGCTTAGCAAAAACGGAACATTTTGGGAAATCAAAAATAAGCTTCCAAg gtaccttaaaaaacatgtttggtctgaaatatttaacaaacttttgaacattaaaaacgtgaaaaatttaccaaactTGAGTGAGCTGAAAATGTTGGTAGACAATGAAGTTTTGAATATGGAATCTGACTTAATTCATAACACGAGGATGTTATCAAACTTAGCAAAACCAGTCATTGTAAaacgtcaaaataaaaaaacgggGAACAAGTCACAATTGACCTCAAATTCATCTACTCTACTTAATGGATAA
- the LOC134837479 gene encoding uncharacterized protein LOC134837479, with the protein MILLSERLEQTRLHKNTGNAATDFLNYVINSDDSKISFNFFEKYSDLNDTYLMNQLSKSFENFFEGRNIILQSVPGIVIKVVPKRNNLFQIEYKNESNIENPNYARADLSDLNKLHRDDLLGNKKYKGYSHYLEVGVPVLFFPAILFSSVLPFIIPALKMTTLFATMINNAALFAGAMFLARQTAVENEKKQTIYFNPGYNRKKTWS; encoded by the coding sequence ATGATTTTGCTATCAGAACGTTTAGAACAAACACGTTTGCACAAAAACACGGGAAATGCAGcaactgattttttaaactatgtAATTAACTCTGATGACAGTAAAAtctcttttaacttttttgaaaagtattcTGATCTAAATGACACTTACTTGATGAACCAATTATCAAAgtcgtttgaaaatttttttgaagggaGAAATATTATATTGCAATCGGTACCAGGGATTGTGATAAAAGTTGTACCCAAACGGAATAACTTATTtcaaattgaatataaaaatgaatctAATATTGAAAACCCCAATTACGCAAGAGCAGATTTATcagatttaaataaactacATCGGGACGATTTATtaggaaacaaaaaatataaaggatATAGTCATTATTTGGAAGTTGGTGttcctgttttattttttccagcaATACTATTTAGTAGTGTCCTGCCATTTATCATACCAGCTTTAAAAATGACCACATTATTTGCAACGATGATCAACAACGCAGCACTGTTTGCAGGAGCAATGTTTTTGGCAAGACAAACAGCAGttgagaatgaaaaaaaacaaacgattTATTTCAATCCTGgttataatagaaaaaaaacatggtCTTAG
- the LOC134827182 gene encoding calaxin: MSNSRWSTIASTLTNVEGARAKDGQSTKGSAVMLKSVSILMASARRASGKSKNGDGSLGRNLPTRKKVHRKLSKLDEQQGKLHPKVMEYYKKKTHFSKTEIEALVRMYRKLVSNCHIGSRSLATNSGGSSIAKPHSTVEGIERSVFRELLHSTFDVVTEEALMERIFCAWERGHEGMPIRLEGWLVGISVLLRGTHQEKTAFCFRVYDLNGDGFVTRDEMFVLLRNCLIKQPQDEDPDEGVRDLVEIALRKLDIDKDGKVSFQDYTTAVTEQPLLLEAFGQILPSEGATVSFLSTLQS, encoded by the exons ATGAGTAATTCACGTTGGTCTACAATCGCATCAACATTAACAAATGTTGAAGGGGCACGCGCAAAAGATGGGCAGTCAACAAAAGGAAGCGCGGTTATGCTGAAAAGTGTTTCAATACTCATGGCATCTGCAAGGCGAGCAAGTGGCAAGAGTAAAAATGGGGATGGGTCTTTAGGAAGGAATCTTCCGACGAGAAAGAAAGTTCATAGAAAATTGTCTAAACTAG ATGAACAACAGGGTAAATTGCATCCAAAAGTTATGGAATACTACAAGAAAAAGACTCATTTCTCAAA AACAGAAATAGAAGCTTTAGTGCGAATGTACCGCAAGTTAGTTTCGAACTGTCATATTGGATCAAGATCTCTTGCTACTAATAGCGGAGGTTCTTCCATAGCAAAGCCACATTCAACAGTCGAAGGTATTGAAAGATCTGTTTTTCGTGAATTATTACATTCGACGTTTGATGTTGTAACCGAAGAAGCACTAATGGAACGCATATTTTGTGCATGGGAAAGGGGACATGAAGGAATGCCTATACGACTTGAAGGTTGGTTGGTCGGAATATCTGTTTTATTAAGGGGTACACATCAGGAAAAAACTGCTTTTTGCTTTCGAGTTTACGATTTAAATGGAGATGGATTTGTAACAAGAGatgaaatgtttgttttgttaag AAATTGCTTAATCAAACAACCACAAGATGAGGATCCAGATGAAGGAGTAAGAGATCTTGTAGAAATTGCTTTGCGTAAATTGGATATTGACAAAGATGGAAAG GTTTCTTTCCAAGATTATACAACTGCTGTGACTGAACAACCCCTGTTATTAGAGGCATTTGGACAAATTCTACCTTCAGAAGGCGCCACTGTTTCATTTCTGTCCACATTACAatcttaa
- the LOC134828373 gene encoding 5-aminolevulinate synthase, erythroid-specific, mitochondrial isoform X1 yields the protein MLLRILIFYRSVQLYNRSALIYKFATLLLVSSIKKMPCPFLTRFNANFIRNYGPALLKTYGHQCPVVRKMSTAQTTELSLSKTLSGSHEVEHKNRDLNTKTDVQISHEEKECPFLSKNKNQKVKKVDEDVQDIPTTRAFPYEDFFHEQIMKKKNDHSYRIFKKVNRLAGIGQFPSALEYSYGEKPITVWCSNDYLGISSHRKVKEAVRIALDEHGSGAGGTRNISGNSLYHERLENRLAQLHQKDAALLFTSCFVANDSTLYTLAKAIPGCQIFSDAGNHASMIMGIRNSQAPKHIFRHNDVNHLNELLSKVSKSIPKIVAFETVHSMTGAVCPLKELCDVAHEHGAITFVDEVHAVGLYGEHGAGIGERDGLLSEMDIISGTLGKAFGNIGGYIASTSNLIDMIRSYAAGFIFTTSLPPTVLAGAFTAVEILASQEGQKLRKLHQYNVKYLREKLFEEGFPVEHTPSHIIPIKIGDPLLCSQVSDLMLRDFGHYVQAINYPTVPKGQEKLRLAPTPYHTPEMIDRMVADMKKVWDVLGMKLNTSKCQKECELCQKPLNFELRKALNFECGPVVNICQLPNCPKLVVEAT from the exons atgttgttaagaattttgatattttaccgTTCAGTACAG CTTTATAACAGATCTGcattaatatataaattcGCAACATTACTGTTGGTAAGCAGCATTAAGAAAATGCCTTGCCCATTCTTAACTCGATTTAATGCCAATTTCATTCGGAACTATGGGCCTGCACTTTTGAAGACATACGGCCATCAGTGTCCAGTAGTACGAAAAATGTCGACGGCACAAACAACTGAATTATCCTTATCGAAAACTTTAAGTGGCTCTCATGAAGTCGAACATAAAAACCGTGATCTGAATACTAAAACTGATGTTCAAATATCACATGAAGAAAAGGAGTGtccatttttatctaaaaataaaaatcaaaaagtcaaaaaagttGATGAGGATGTACAAGACATTCCTACTACTCGGGCATTTCCTTACGAAGATTTCTTTCATgaacaaattatgaaaaagaaaaacgatCATTCGTATCGCATTTTTAAGAAAGTAAATCGTTTAGCAGGCATCGGCCAATTTCCCTCTGCTCTTGAATATAGCTATGGGGAAAAACCAATAACTGTTTGGTGTTCTAATGACTATCTTGGAATATCTTCGCATCGAAAGGTCAAAGAGGCCGTTAGAATTGCTTTGGATGAACATGGATCTGGAGCAGGTGGTACTAGAAATATATCAGGTAATTCTTTATATCACGAACGCTTAGAAAATCGACTTGCTCAACTTCATCAAAAAGACGCAGCATTGCTATTCACTTCTTGTTTTGTCGCAAATGATTCTACGCTATATACGTTAGCTAAAGCAATTCCAGGATGTCAAATTTTCTCTGATGCTGGTAATCATGCTTCTATGATTATGGGAATCCGAAATTCCCAAGCCCCAAAGCACATCTTCCGACATAATGATGTAAATCATCTTAACGAGCTTTTATCAAAAGTTAGCAAGTCAATCCCAAAAATTGTAGCTTTTGAAACAGTTCACTCAATGACTGGAGCTGTTTGTCCATTAAAAGAATTATGTGATGTAGCTCATGAACACGGTGCCATCACATTTGTTGATGAAGTACATGCTGTAGGTCTCTATGGAGAACATGGAGCTGGTATAGGTGAACGTGATGGTCTTTTGAGCGAAATGGATATTATATCTGGAACATTGGGAAAAGCTTTTGGAAACATAGGAGGTTACATAGCATCAACTTCAAATTTGATAGATATGATCAGATCATACGCTGCTGGCTTTATTTTTACCACTTCGTTACCACCCACAGTTCTTGCAGGAGCATTTACTGCTGTAGAAATTTTAGCTTCGCAAGAAggccaaaaattaagaaaactaCATCAATATAACGTAAAATACTTGCGAGAAAAACTGTTTGAGGAAGGATTTCCTGTTGAACATACACCAAGTCAcattattccaattaaaattgGTGATCCACTATTGTGTTCTCAAGTGTCTGATCTCATGTTACGTGACTTTGGACATTATGTACAAGCAATAAATTATCCTACGGTTCCGAAAGGTCAAGAAAAACTTCGTTTAGCTCCGACTCCATACCATACACCCGAGATGATTGATCGTATGGTGGCtgacatgaaaaaagtttggGATGTTCTAGGAATGAAACTGAATACATCTAAATGTCAAAAG gaatgTGAGTTATGCCAAAAACCATTAAATTTCGAACTTCGTAAGGcactaaattttgaatgtggTCCTGTTGTTAATATTTGTCAACTTCCGAATTGCCCAAAATTGGTCGTAGAAGCAACATAA
- the LOC134828373 gene encoding 5-aminolevulinate synthase, erythroid-specific, mitochondrial isoform X2: MPCPFLTRFNANFIRNYGPALLKTYGHQCPVVRKMSTAQTTELSLSKTLSGSHEVEHKNRDLNTKTDVQISHEEKECPFLSKNKNQKVKKVDEDVQDIPTTRAFPYEDFFHEQIMKKKNDHSYRIFKKVNRLAGIGQFPSALEYSYGEKPITVWCSNDYLGISSHRKVKEAVRIALDEHGSGAGGTRNISGNSLYHERLENRLAQLHQKDAALLFTSCFVANDSTLYTLAKAIPGCQIFSDAGNHASMIMGIRNSQAPKHIFRHNDVNHLNELLSKVSKSIPKIVAFETVHSMTGAVCPLKELCDVAHEHGAITFVDEVHAVGLYGEHGAGIGERDGLLSEMDIISGTLGKAFGNIGGYIASTSNLIDMIRSYAAGFIFTTSLPPTVLAGAFTAVEILASQEGQKLRKLHQYNVKYLREKLFEEGFPVEHTPSHIIPIKIGDPLLCSQVSDLMLRDFGHYVQAINYPTVPKGQEKLRLAPTPYHTPEMIDRMVADMKKVWDVLGMKLNTSKCQKECELCQKPLNFELRKALNFECGPVVNICQLPNCPKLVVEAT, encoded by the exons ATGCCTTGCCCATTCTTAACTCGATTTAATGCCAATTTCATTCGGAACTATGGGCCTGCACTTTTGAAGACATACGGCCATCAGTGTCCAGTAGTACGAAAAATGTCGACGGCACAAACAACTGAATTATCCTTATCGAAAACTTTAAGTGGCTCTCATGAAGTCGAACATAAAAACCGTGATCTGAATACTAAAACTGATGTTCAAATATCACATGAAGAAAAGGAGTGtccatttttatctaaaaataaaaatcaaaaagtcaaaaaagttGATGAGGATGTACAAGACATTCCTACTACTCGGGCATTTCCTTACGAAGATTTCTTTCATgaacaaattatgaaaaagaaaaacgatCATTCGTATCGCATTTTTAAGAAAGTAAATCGTTTAGCAGGCATCGGCCAATTTCCCTCTGCTCTTGAATATAGCTATGGGGAAAAACCAATAACTGTTTGGTGTTCTAATGACTATCTTGGAATATCTTCGCATCGAAAGGTCAAAGAGGCCGTTAGAATTGCTTTGGATGAACATGGATCTGGAGCAGGTGGTACTAGAAATATATCAGGTAATTCTTTATATCACGAACGCTTAGAAAATCGACTTGCTCAACTTCATCAAAAAGACGCAGCATTGCTATTCACTTCTTGTTTTGTCGCAAATGATTCTACGCTATATACGTTAGCTAAAGCAATTCCAGGATGTCAAATTTTCTCTGATGCTGGTAATCATGCTTCTATGATTATGGGAATCCGAAATTCCCAAGCCCCAAAGCACATCTTCCGACATAATGATGTAAATCATCTTAACGAGCTTTTATCAAAAGTTAGCAAGTCAATCCCAAAAATTGTAGCTTTTGAAACAGTTCACTCAATGACTGGAGCTGTTTGTCCATTAAAAGAATTATGTGATGTAGCTCATGAACACGGTGCCATCACATTTGTTGATGAAGTACATGCTGTAGGTCTCTATGGAGAACATGGAGCTGGTATAGGTGAACGTGATGGTCTTTTGAGCGAAATGGATATTATATCTGGAACATTGGGAAAAGCTTTTGGAAACATAGGAGGTTACATAGCATCAACTTCAAATTTGATAGATATGATCAGATCATACGCTGCTGGCTTTATTTTTACCACTTCGTTACCACCCACAGTTCTTGCAGGAGCATTTACTGCTGTAGAAATTTTAGCTTCGCAAGAAggccaaaaattaagaaaactaCATCAATATAACGTAAAATACTTGCGAGAAAAACTGTTTGAGGAAGGATTTCCTGTTGAACATACACCAAGTCAcattattccaattaaaattgGTGATCCACTATTGTGTTCTCAAGTGTCTGATCTCATGTTACGTGACTTTGGACATTATGTACAAGCAATAAATTATCCTACGGTTCCGAAAGGTCAAGAAAAACTTCGTTTAGCTCCGACTCCATACCATACACCCGAGATGATTGATCGTATGGTGGCtgacatgaaaaaagtttggGATGTTCTAGGAATGAAACTGAATACATCTAAATGTCAAAAG gaatgTGAGTTATGCCAAAAACCATTAAATTTCGAACTTCGTAAGGcactaaattttgaatgtggTCCTGTTGTTAATATTTGTCAACTTCCGAATTGCCCAAAATTGGTCGTAGAAGCAACATAA
- the LOC134827189 gene encoding phospholipase A2 inhibitor-like: protein MFTYFTNLNELDFKNTSLKNTNDYSFNGARLINTLYLSYNHLTKLCNMMFYGAFELGYIDLSHNQLNDVEELAFYGLKMLNSLDLSHNMLKTLPEKCFNSLEGLYSLSLSHNFLDDIQDEMFIDNLFLTKVDFSNNSLTQLDKKIFRYNKNIRILNVADNNLVDVEFLNFMDNNRLEDLTLSNNVLSSFNFKILRTMKNLRKLNISYTGLEVQEIELFGLKNLYLLDLSGNKLNNQHMNTSFTLENLTIMFCNSCGLTTLDYKTVLKIYPNLKYIGIAENEWHCSYLKQLEHNFKKCGIEMDETNSSCTKSSNHSKVNEKQDSCIDELALARIQTKKRIDNRLSHIKEQMKTEITEYMLKKNAELTDAIIKNTENLLNNI from the coding sequence ATGTTTACTTATTTTACTAATTTGAACGAGTTAGACTTCAAAAACACTTCATTGAAAAATACGAACGACTACTCATTCAATGGTGCCAGACTTATAAATACACTTTATTTGAGCTACAATCATCTCACAAAATTGTGTAATATGATGTTTTACGGCGCTTTTGAATTAGGGTACATAGATTTAAGTCATAATCAGTTAAATGATGTTGAAGAATTAGCTTTTTACGGtttgaaaatgttgaattCATTAGATCTTTCGCATAACATGTTAAAGACACTtcctgaaaaatgttttaattcgTTAGAAGGATTATATTCTTTAAGTCTATCACATAACTTTTTAGACGACATTCAAGATGAAATGTTTATTGATAACCTTTTCTTAACAAAAGTAGATTTCAGCAACAATTCTCTTACACAActtgataagaaaatatttcggtacaataaaaatatacgaaTATTAAATGTAGCAGATAACAACTTAGTAGacgttgaatttttgaattttatggacAATAATCGCTTAGAAGACTTGACTTTGTCCAATAATGTCCTTTCatcctttaattttaaaatccttAGGACGATGAAAAACTTACGCAAACTTAATATATCTTATACCGGTCTGGAAGTTCAAGAAATCGAACTGTTTggactgaaaaatttatatttacttgATTTGTCTGGAAACAAATTGAATAACCAACATATGAATACTTCCTTTACCTTAGAAAATCTTACAATAATGTTTTGTAATTCATGTGGATTAACAACTTTGGATTATAAAAccgttttgaaaatttatccaaatttaAAGTATATTGGAATAGCTGAAAATGAGTGGCACTGTAGTTATCTGAAACAATtagaacataattttaaaaaatgcggaATAGAAATGGATGAAACAAACTCAAGTTGCACAAAATCTTCAAACCACTCAAAAGTTAACGAAAAACAGGATTCATGCATTGACGAATTAGCACTTGCacgaattcaaacaaaaaaacgaattgATAATAGATTATCACATATAAAGGAACAGATGAAAACGGAAATTACTGAatatatgttgaaaaaaaatgcggaATTAACTGAtgctattataaaaaataccgaaaacttgttgaacaatatttaa
- the LOC134828028 gene encoding serine/threonine-protein kinase PAK 2-like — protein sequence MLVIQFTKCTRKKSSNDKHSRIRHIRHLKMSFLKHLFSTKESNISEISYPTNVVHGIHVERNKLTGDLEGLPNQWKKILDTQFTQDEQSQNPDAVYQAMKLFQYSCKPKKDNETYIKPIITEEVISEESKEIDDYIKINLANNTTLTTSSSNASSNKSSYSEDSNSNTTLKSIVFATPKYEKIDTNKVYPPPIPAKSSQVKPAIKPKPKVTSHKKTVYTKKVNEIETITDVIQDCNNEESFLRQKDTKDRSVKTDEQIYAEFRKICNLNDPNLRYEKKKEVGKGASGVVFIALDQETGAEVAIKVIDLNNQSSKELILNEIRVLNDFNHKNLVNFLQAYLIEEKNHLWVILEYMDGGPLTDVVTETIMKERQIAYVCREVLNVISFLHSKGIIHRDVKSDNILLGMDGSVKVTDFGFCANITGDEKRQTMVGTPYWMAPEVVTRKHYGKKVDIWSLGIMAIEMIEGQPPYLNQTPLRALYLIAANGRPEINNDKLSEKLRDFLDRCLEVEVDKRATADELLQHEFLQDCADKRTLIPLIKAARQILKRDS from the exons atgttggTTATTCAATTTACAAAATGCACTAGAAAAAAATCCAGCAACGATAAGCATTCAAGAATAAGACATATAAGACACCTAAAAATGTCTTTCTTAAAACATTTGTTTAGCACCAAAGAAAGCAATATATCCGAGATTTCTTATCCAACCAATGTCGTTCATGGAATCCATGTAGAAAGGAATAAATTGACAGGAGATTTAGAGGGACTGCCAAaccaatggaaaaaaatccttgataCGCAATTTACACAGG atGAGCAAAGTCAAAACCCAGATGCTGTTTACCAGgcaatgaaattatttcagtACAGTTGCAAGCCAAAGAAAGACAATGAAACGTATATAAAGCCAATTATCACGGAAGAAGTTATTTCAGAAGAGTCAAAAGAAATCGATGACtacatcaaaataaatttggctaATAACACAACGTTAACAACCTCTTCAAGCAACGCTTCTAGCAACAAGTCGTCTTATAGTGAAGACAGTAATAGCAATACAACATTAAAAAGCATTGTGTTTGCCACaccaaaatatgaaaagattGATACGAATAAAGTATATCCACCGCCAATACCTGCAAAAAGTTCTCAGGTAAAACCTGCTATTAAACCAAAACCGAAAGTAACAagtcacaaaaaaactgtttatACAAAAAAGGTGAATGAAATAGAAACGATCACCGACGTAATTCAAGATTGCAATAATGAAGAAAGTTTTCTTCGACAAAAAGATACTAAGGACCGTTCTGTCAAAACAGACGAGCAAATTTATGCtgaatttcgtaaaatttgtaatttaaatgatCCAAATTTAAGAtatgaaaagaagaaagaagtAGGAAAGGGAGCGTCAGGTGTCGTTTTTATTGCTTTAGATCAAGAAACGGGAGCTGAAGTAGCTATAAAAGTAATTGATTTGAATAATCAGTCGTCTAAGGAGTTGATTCTTAATGAAATACGAGTCCTCAATGATttcaatcacaaaaatttagtcaattttcTTCAAGCTTATTTGATTGAGGAGAAAAACCATTTGTGGGTTATACTTGAATACATGGATGGTGGTCCGTTAACGGATGTAGTAACTGAGACTATTATGAAAGAAAGACAAATAGCGTATGTTTGTAGGGAAGTGCTAAATGTCATAAGTTTTTTGCATAGTAAAGGCATTATTCATCGTGATGTTAAATCTGATAATATCCTGTTAGGTATGGACGGTTCCGTGAAAGTAACGGATTTCGGGTTTTGTGCAAATATTACTGGAGACGAAAAACGCCAAACTATGGTCGGTACTCCATATTG gATGGCTCCTGAAGTTGTAACGCGTAAACACTATGGAAAAAAG GTTGACATCTGGTCGCTTGGAATAATGGCTATTGAAATGATTGAAGGCCAACCACCATATTTGAATCAAACGCCGCTACGAGCTTTGTATTTAATAGCAGCAAATGGACGCcctgaaataaataatgacaaaCTTTCTGAAAAGTTGCGTGATTTCTTAGATCGCTGTTTAGAAGTAGAAGTTGACAAGAGAGCAAcag CTGATGAGTTGTTACAACATGAGTTTCTTCAAGATTGTGCCGATAAACGAACTTTGATTCCGCTCATTAAGGCAGCTCGTCAAATTCTTAAAAGAGATTCATGA